The genomic stretch TTCCGCCTCATCTCCGGAGATAACGGCATCTCCGACCGGCAGACGATGATGTCAGGCTGAATTCCGATCCCCCGCAGCTCCTTCACGCTGTGCTGCGTCGGCTTGGTTTTGAGTTCGTTCGCCCCTTTCAGGTAGGGAACTAGGGTGACGTGAATGTAAAGCGTTTCTTCCCGCCCGAGATCAATCCGGAGCTGGCGGATCGCCTCCAAGAAGGGCAGCGACTCGATATCGCCGACCGTCCCGCCGATTTCAACGATGACGACGTCCGCACCCGTCTCCCGCTCGAGGACGAGGATCCGCTCTTTGATCTCGTTGGTGATGTGCGGAATCACCTGAACCGTATTCCCGAGGTAGTCGCCGCGCCGTTCCTTCGTAATAACTGACCAGTAAATACTCCCGGTAGTGACGTTGCAGAGGCGATTCAAATCGGTGTCGATAAAGCGTTCGTAGTGCCCAAGGTCGAGGTCCGTTTCCGCGCCGTCCTCCGTGACAAAGACTTCACCGTGCTGGAAAGGGCTCATCGTTCCCGGGTCCACGTTGATGTACGGGTCGAGCTTTTGAACGATCACGCTCAAGCCCCGGCTCTTCAGAAGCCGGCCAACCGAAGCCGCCGTGACCCCCTTACCCAGAGAAGAAACCACGCCGCCGGTGATAAAGATGTACTTGGCCATATTCTCCCCCACAAATTTAACTGATCATTGCTACATGCGTTCCGGCGCCCGCACGCCCAAAAGCCGCAAGCCCTGGCGCAGGACGATCCCGGTCGCCTGGACCAGGACGATGCGGGCCTCCTCCAGACCCGGGCCGGCGCCGATTACCCGGTGGACGTTGTAAAAAGAATGAAAGAGGCCGGCAAGGTTGTAAATATAGCCGGTTAAACGGTGCGGCGCCAGACCCAACGCGGCATCCGCCACTTCCTCCGGGAAGGCGGCTAACTGCTTCATTAACCGCTCCTCTTCCTCCGTGGCCAGGAGACTAAGATCGACCCGCGCGGGATCCGGCAACGGGATTCCCCTATCCGCCAGCTGTCTGAAGATGCTGGCGATCCGGGCGTGAGCGTACTGGACATAGTAGACCGGGTTCTCCATGCTCTGGGCCCGCGCCAGATCGAGGTCGAAATCAAGGTGGCTGTCCGCGCCCCGGAGCACAAAAAAGTAGCGGGCTGCATCCCGCCCGACTTCTTCCAGTAATTCTTCGAGGGTGACAAACTCCCCCGTGCGCTTGGACATCCGCACGATTTCCCCACCGCGGAAAAGCCGGACCAACTGCATAATGACCACCTGCAAGCGCTCGGGGTCGGCCCCGAGGGCTTTGAGCGCCGCCTTTAGCCGCGGCACGTGGCCGTGGTGGTCGGCGCCCCAGATGTTGATCAGCCACGCAAAGCCCCGTTCGAGCTTGTTGACGTGGTAAGCGATGTCCGCAGCGAAGTAGGTAGGCGCGCCGGTGGACCGGATGAGCACTTCGTCCTTCTCGGCGCCGTAATCCCGCGCTTTAAACCAGAGCGCCCCATCAAGCTCGTAAGTCGCCCCCCGCGCGGTAAGTTCCCTGATCACGCGCTCAACCGCGCCGCTCTTGTGCAGCTCTTCTTCGGAGAACCAGACGTCGTAACGGACGCCGAAATTCTCGAGCGCCTGCCGGATCGCGGCGATCTTTTCCGCCACCCCGAACCGGGCCAGCGCCTCACGCCGGACGGCCGCCGGCACATCCCGGTATTGCGTGCCCGTCGCCGCGATAAAACGCTGGGCGGTCGCAATAAGGTCACGGCCGTGGTAACCGTCTTCCGGAACCGGCACGTTCTCGCCAAACTGCTGGAAATAACGGGCTTCGAGGGAGGCGGCGAAACGCTCGATCTGGTAACCCGTATCGTTAATGTAAAATTCCCGGGTCACGTCGAAACCGCAAAAAGCGAGTAGCGCCGCGATGCTGTCGCCGAGCGCTGCGCCACGCGCGTTCCCCATATGCAAAAGACCGGTGGGGTTGGCGCTGACAAACTCGACGTTAACCTTCCGCCCGCCACCGATCTGCGACCGGCCGTAATCCTCACCCCGGCGTACTACCTCCCGGAGCGCTTCTTGGAGCCACGCCTTACGGAGATAGAAATTGAGAAAACCCGGCCCTGCCACCTCCACCTTCTCCACCCAGGGACACAGCTCCCCAGACCAGCGCTCGCGGATGAGAGAGGCCACCTCCCGGGGCGAGCGGCGGGCGGGCCTAGCTAATTGCAACGCAATGTTGGCGCTGAAATCACCGAATTTCTCTTCCCGAGGTGACTCGACGGTGAAATCAGGAACCGCAGTTCCCTCTGGAAGGTTTAGCTCCTCCCGGACGGTTTCGACCACCTGCTGTAGCGCGCGGGTGATCGCCGCCCGGATTTCGCTTTTCAGCGATTCCATTACTTGCCTCCCCAGGCGCCCCGTTCCGACTCCGGAACCAAATTCCGGACGTGCGCCGCCAAACTATATTTTAAATTAATCTTTTTCGAGCGCCCCTGTCAAGTAAGGAGCTTCGGCCCCGAGTAGCCGGGGAAACCCTCGGACCGCGGCACCAATTCCCTATTTCCCCGCCATAGTTACGCCCGCAGAACAGAAGCGCTTGCCGGTTTGCGTAAACGCTGCAGGAAATTCCCCATGCGCCGGAAGGCCTCGGTGAGATTGGCCACGGAAGCGGCGTAGGAACAGCGGATGAAGCCCTCGCCGCTCGGGCCAAAGGCGGTGCCGGGCACGACGGCCACCCGCTCTTCCCGCAGGAGCCGCTCGCAAAATTCCTCCGCGCTTAAGCCTGTATGCCTGATGGAAGGAAAGGCGTAAAAGGCACCTCCCGGTTCCACGCAGGGGAGGCCCAGCTCTTTGAAGGCGTTCACCACCAGCCGGCGCCGGTAGTTGTACTGCCGGACCATCTGCCGCATCTCGCCGAGGCCGTTTCGCAGCGCCTCAATCGCGGCCATCTGCGCCGTGATCGGGGCGCAGAGCATCGTGTACTGGTGGATCTTGGTCATGGCCCCGATGAAGGCCTCGTTTCCCGCCGCGTACCCCAGCCGCCAGCCGGTCATGGCGAAGGCCTTAGAGAATCCCTGCAAAACAACGGTTCGCTCCCGCATTCCGGGGAGCCTGGCGATGGAGACGTGTTCCCCTTCGTAGGTGAGCTGGGCGTAAATCTCGTCGGAAACCACCACCAGGTCGTGCTCCCGGACCACCGCCGCGATATCCTCAAGTTCCTGCCGGTTCAAAACGGCTCCGGTAGGGTTGTTCGGGTAAGCGAGGAGGAGGACCTTCGTTTTCGGGGTGATCGCCTTTTCCACCTGCGCCGCGCTTATCCGGAAGCCGTTCTCCATCCGGGTCGGCAGCGGCACCGGAACCCCACCGGCGAAAAGGGTGCACGGGATGTAAGAAACGTAGGTTGGCTCGGGAATTAGCACCTCGTCACCCGGAGCTACAAGGGCGCGTAGCGCCAGGTCAAGCGCTTCGCTCACCCCAACCGTGACGAGGATCTCTTTCTCCGCGTTATAACGTAGCCGGAAGGCCTGGCTGAGATACCGGGCAATCTCCTCCCGGAGCTCTTTGAGCCCTAAGTTGGAGGTGTACATCGTATAGCCTTTTTCCAGCGCGTAGATGCAGGCCTCGCGAATCCGCCAGGGCGTCACGAAGTCGGGCTCCCCGACGCCTAAGGAAATAACCCCCTTCATCTCGGCGGCAAGGTCGAAAAAGCGCCGGATGCCCGAAGGTGGGATGGCGCGCACGACCGGGTTAAGAAATTCCTCGGCAGCTTTCACGGTGAGACCACCAGCCTTGCCGCACCCTCTTCCTTACGCTCCAAGAGGATGCCGTGCTCTTTGTAGCTTTTCAGAACGAAGTGCGTCGTGGTACTTACTACTCCCTCAATGGTAGCCAGGCGGGTGGCCACAAAGAAGGCCACATCCTGCATCGTCCGGCCGTGCACCTCAACCGCCAGATCGTAGGTTCCAGACATCAGGCGCATCGTGCGCACCTCCGGAAAACGGGCGATCCGCTCCGCGACGGCGTCGAAGCCCACATCGCGTTGCGGGCTCACCTTAACCTCGATGAGGGCGATGACGTTTTCGGAACTGATTTTATTCCAGTTAACTAAGGCGTGGTAACCGATGATGAGGCCCTCTTCTTCCATCTCCCGGATGGCCTGCTCCACGTCCGCCGGCTCCATATTGAGCATGACGGCAATCTGCTGGGGCGTGTAACGCGCGTTGGTTTGCAACAGTCCAAGGATTTCTTTTCTCCGGTTTTCCTCCACAATAAACACCTCCTTAAAGCCTGCTTGGGTACGTGGCCTATAAAACCGAAACCCCGTCCCGTTTAAGGACGGGGTCTTCCACCCGCGGTACCACCTTAATTGACGCCCCGTTCGGGAGCGCCCCCTCTTCCCCGGTAACGGCGGGAACCGGAGAGGCATACTCGGTCCCGTCACCTTTCCGCCTCCCTGCTCCAGGGGGGCCAGGGCAGCGTCCTACCGCCGGGCTCCCACCGACCCCGGCTCGCTGGAGGAGGTCCATCCACCCTTCTTCCCCTTCATCGCTTTTGCGCTTTAATTCATTTTTACTACGTATCGGGAGATAAAGTCAATGACTTGAGAACTTTTTGCCATTGCCGGCTAAAGTTACGCACCCGCAGCGAGCTGCTCGGCAATCAGTTCCGCAACTTTCTTCCCGGAAAGGACCATCCCGCCAAAAACAGGCCCCATCCGGTAGCCGCCGGCCACCGCGTTAGCCGCCATCCCGGTGACGTAAAGGCCGGGATAAACCTCCCCGGTATGTTCGAGGATCTGGCGCTCTCCCACTTCCGCCCAGAGCGATTTCTCCCCCCGGATGCGCCCACCCGGCACCTTGAGCACCACCCCGTCCTTATCTGCCAGGATGCGGACCACCCGGGCATCGTGGCCGGTGGCATCGACCACGCAGCGGCAGCGGACGGCGAGGGGGTCAACGTGCAGCCCGGCCATCTCTACCGCCGTCCAGTTGAGCACCAGCCCCGCAACCACATCCTCCCGCAGCACCACATCCTCTACCGTAATCAGATTCATAATCTGCGCGCCAGCGCGGCAGGCCGCGTACGCAAAGCCGGTAACCGCTTCTACCGCATGGGCGGTATAGTAGCCCGGCGCGAACTCTTCGCAGCGGACCCCCACTTCTTCGAAAACGCCGCGGGCCGGATCTTGAAAGACAATCCGGTTGAACATCATCGCGCCGCCCCACATCCCGCCGCCGACGCTCAGCCGCCGCTCGAAAACAACGGTCTTGAGCCCCCGGCGGGCCAGGTAATAAGCGGCGGCAAGTCCGGACGGCCCAGCACCGACCACCGCCACGTCGCACTCTAACAAGGAAAGCAGGTCCTGGTGGTAACGCGTGATTATCGCCCGGGAGATGGTGCGCTCATCAAGGGGGAAATTGTAGTCCAACGAAGCCAGCTCCTCTCACCCGCAAGAAAATGGATTTAACAAATTATTATACCGCGGCAGGCCCGGCCGTCAAGGGCTGAAACACTCCGGGAGAACCCGCTTTTTTCCACGGTTGATCCAGCCGGCCCTCTGGCAATATATAATAGGGTATGGGTTTAAGGAAACTTTCGGCGCTAACCATCGCCGCATCCTACATCGGCACCGTTGTAGGGGCAGGCTTCGCTTCCGGCCAAGAGGTACTCCAGTTCTTCACCTTCTTCGGGCTTAAGAGTATCCCGGCTTTGGCCCTCGCCACGTTCCTTTTTATCTTCTTCGGGGGTACCGTTTTGCGCCTCGGCCGGCAGCTCCAGGCGAGATCTTACGTTGCGGTCGTTACTGCCGCCGGGGGGCCTTTTCTCGGCAGGGCCGTCGACGCCATCATTACCTTTTTCCTCTTCGGCGCTTTGACCGCAATGGCGGCCGGCGCCGGCGCCATCTTTGCCGAACAATTCGGCCTCCCCAGGCTCCTGGGCAGCGCCCTGATGGTGGCGGCCTCCCTCGTCACGGTTCTGGCCGGCTTTTACGGCGTGGTCCTTTCGATCAGCTTCGTGGTCCCGGTGCTTCTCCTCTCCGTGTTTGGCCTGAGCCTCGCCACTCTCGCCACCACCCCTCTCGACCTCAGGACCATCGGCCTCTGGGCGCGGGAGGCGAATCCCGCCATTCCCTTCTGGCCAGCCGCTGCGCTGGCCTACGTCTCCTACAACCTGGTCCTCGCCATCCCGATCCTCGCCCCTCTCGGCGCTGCGGCGGCCGGCACCACCGCCGCGAACAGGGGCGCGCTGCTAGGTGGCCTGGGGCTAGGGCTCGGGGCGCTGGCGATCAACCTCGCCATTCTCACCGTCCCCTTCGCCGCCGCCCGCTTCGAAATCCCGATGGTCTACATCGCCGGACGCTTCTCTCCCGTAGTGCAACAGGCTTACGGGCTTGTGCTCCTCGCCGAGATCTATACCACCGCCGTCGCGAACCTCTACGGTTTCACCACCAGGGTGGCCGAACCCGCGAGCCCCCGCTTCCGAAAAACGGCGGTGGCGGTCGCCGTCGCAGCCTTCGTAGCGAGCCTGTTAGGTTTTGCGCTGCTGGTGCGTTACCTCTACGCCGCCGTGGGCGTTGCCGGCTTCCTCCTTTTGGCCGGCCTCACCCGCGCCTACTTGCGGGAAAAAAGCAAGCGTAACCGGTAAACTCCCTGTACCTCACTTACATTTCCGTAACCCAAGGTCCTGCCACCACCAGAAAGCAAAAAATTTTAGGTCCCTACAAAGACCCGCCCAAGCAGTATAATTAGAGCAGGTAAGAAGCGGCAAGAAGGTGGAAGCAGTGCGTTCCCTCACGCTCGGTTTCGGGCCCCACCGGGTGGAAATGCTTGACGTTATGGAAGAGGAGATGCGCCGGCACAAGGTCGTCATCCTTGAAGAGCCCGCCCACCCCGACTTTTACCGGCTGCTCGCGGGAAAGGCCGGCATCCGCCGCTACCTCGTGAGCGGCACCTTTCAGTTCCCCCGCTTCGTCCTGCGCGCCTGCCGCCGCTACCAGCAGCTCTACGCAAAGGAGCAGATCGCCTTCTTTCAAGCCGACCCCTATGTGGCCGTGGCCCAGAGCCTCGCGGCGGGAAGGCCGCCTTCAACCGAGATGGAAGAGAAGGTCTGGGAATGTGAACACGGCGCGGCACGGGCTCTGCTCACCTATTACGAAGCCGTAGCTAACAACAACTTCGACGCGATGGTTAAAGCGACGCTATCCTTCGCCCGGACAGATGCCCACCGGATCCGCCTCCGCGAAGAACTGCGAGCGGAAGAAATCTTCAGGATCGTGCAGCGGACGGAAGGCGATGTCTACGTCGAAGCCGGTTACATCCACCTCTATCTTTACCCGCTTCTCAAACAAAAGGCTGCGCCGCAGGTGCGCCCCCGCATATGTTTCCTTCTCCAGGAAGCCATCCGCGGGCGGAGCAACCTCCCGTGGCGGCAGCACCTCTCCCCCGGTGACGTTTTGACCCTCCGCTACATCAACGGGAAGCGGGAAAGACCAGGCGACCTCCTTCTCGCCGCCCAGAGCCTCATTTACGTGAGCCTCGTTTCTAAAGAAGAAAAACTGCCTTCCCCAACCGACCCCTTCCCCCACCTCAGCGAAGAACTCTACCTCTGCCGGTGGGTCCGCCGGCTCTCCTACGCGGAGTGTGGGGAATTCTACCGGCAGCTGCGGACGCAGGGAGCACAGAAGTAAACTGGAAAAAGGTAAGGCGGAAACAAAGGAGGGGACGAATGATGCAACTGGACCCGAGTTTGAAAGAAGAATTAGAACGGGAGCTGCTCTTGCGCCTGAAAAGGATCGAAGGGCAGGTGCGGGGAATCGCCCGCATGATCCAGGACGGACGCAGTTGCGGCGAGATAGTCCTGCAACTTGCGGCCGTTAAGGCCGCCATCAATCAGGTGGCCGTGAACACCTTGGTCTGCCATCTTGCCGAAGCGTTGACCTCAGCCATGGCTCAGGGCAGGGACCCAAAAGCATCCGTAGCCGAGTTCGTTGAGCTCTTCAGGAAGTTCGCGTAGGGCAGACTCCCCGCGGCAAAACCGGGCGAAAACCCTTCGTGCGGCCAGATTCTGTGCGTGAGACCGGCAAGGAAGCCCGATAGAAAGCTGCTTAGCGCTGCATCAACGTACGGGTTCAGCTCCGGCAGGTAAAGCTGGAAGAAAATATCAACGCCAACCGAAATGCCCCCGTCGATGGCGGCAGCGGTTATCTCTTCAGGCGTGGGAAGGCGCCCTTCCGCCCCCAACCGGTGCCCAAAAAGGAAGGCAAAGATGCCGAGCCCCTCGAGGACGGCCAGTTCGATCACGGGCGGCAAGGGCTGGACCGGACCGGCCGGAACCGGCGCCCGGGCCGTCCTGTTTCTATTCCGGGTTGTTTCCGCCACGCGCAAGGTCACCCCTAACCCGCTTCTCCTTTTATAATACGGCGGAACTCCCGGCTCTGACGTAAGAAAAGAAAAAGGCGGCTGCCTCCCTTGATCACGGCCCGCCGCCCCGAAACGCTCCCGGATAGAGCTACTTTCTCCGGTTAGCCAGTTCCCCAAAAACCTCGCGCACGTCAACCCCTTCGGCGGCTAACAGGACCATCAGGTGGTACATAACGTCAGCCGCTTCCTTGATCACCTCGTCCCGCTGCCGGTTCTTAGCCGCGATTAAGACTTCGGTAACCTCCTCGCCTAACTTCTGCAGAATCGTATCTACGCCCTTGTCAAACAGATAACTGGTATAGGCGCCCGGAATTCTGGTCTGCTTGCGGTCTAGAATCACCCCGTAAACCTCTTCGAGGATCGTGCTGCCGCAAACGCAAACCGGCTTCGGCGCGTCTTTTTTCCGCGGCGGTGCCCCAGCGGGTTTCCCTTCCCCTTCCTTGTAGACATCCGCCGGGTTGAAAACCATCTCCCCCACGAGGCCCACCCGGCCGTCCTTCTCGATCCGGTAGTGGAAGCAGCTCTTATAACCCTCGTGGCAGGCTGCGCCGTGCTGCCGGACCTTGATAAGCAAGGCGTCGGCATCGCAATCGAAGTAAATCTCATCAACCTCCTGGATGTTCCCGGAGGTTTCCCCCTTATGCCAGAGCTGCTGGCGGCTCCGGCTGTAAAACCAGGTCTGCCCGCTGCTCAAGGTTTTGGCCAGCGCCTCCCGGTTCATGTAGGCAAGCATCAGGACCTCATTCGTCCGGTTGTCCTGAATGATCGCCGGGATAAGGCCGTCGGCGTTAAACTTGAACCGATCGAAGTTGAAGGCCAAGTTTCCCCCTCCTGAAACCGCCAGGCACCCCGTTGCCTGCGCCTTATTTACAGTCTATGCTCCTAAAAGAGGCAATCGGCACGGGCTGCGCCGTTATTTAGAGCCGAACGTGAAAAACCGGGGTCTACAGGTTAAAAGGCGGCGGTACCGCCTTAAAGACGTACCGGTATGCCCCGCGCGGCCAGGTACTCTTTGACCGCGCGAATGGAATACTCGCCAAAATGGAAGATCGATGCGGCCAACGCTGCATCGGCGCCGCCGGCGGTAAGCCCCGCAGCGATATGCTCAGGTGTGCCGACGCCCCCCGAAGCGATTACCGGGATTCGGACGGCGTCTACCACCGCCCGCGTGAGGTCGATATCGAAGCCGTCTTTGGTGCCGTCCCGGTCCATGCTGGTAAGGAGGATTTCCCCCGCCCCAAGCGCCTCCACCTCCCGCGCCCACGCGAGGGCGTCGATTCCGGTGGGCGTCCGGCCCCCGTGGATGTAAACCTCCCAGCGCCCCGCCGCTACCTGCCGGGCGTCAATCGCCACCACCACGCACTGGCTGCCGAAACGGGAGGCCGCCTCCCGGATAAGCTGGGGGTTTTTTACCGCTGCCGTATTGAGCGAAACCTTGTCGGCACCCACCGATAGCATGCGCCGGATGTCTTCGAGCGTTCTTAAGCCCCCTCCTACGGTGAAGGGAATGAAAACCTCTTCTGCCGTCCGGCGGGCCACCTCGAGCATGATTTCCCGCCCCTCGGCGGAAGCGGTGATGTCGAGAAAAACGAGCTCGTCCGCCCCCTCCCGGTCGTAAAGCG from Thermodesulfitimonas autotrophica encodes the following:
- a CDS encoding sulfide-dependent adenosine diphosphate thiazole synthase; protein product: MDYNFPLDERTISRAIITRYHQDLLSLLECDVAVVGAGPSGLAAAYYLARRGLKTVVFERRLSVGGGMWGGAMMFNRIVFQDPARGVFEEVGVRCEEFAPGYYTAHAVEAVTGFAYAACRAGAQIMNLITVEDVVLREDVVAGLVLNWTAVEMAGLHVDPLAVRCRCVVDATGHDARVVRILADKDGVVLKVPGGRIRGEKSLWAEVGERQILEHTGEVYPGLYVTGMAANAVAGGYRMGPVFGGMVLSGKKVAELIAEQLAAGA
- a CDS encoding YkvI family membrane protein, with translation MGLRKLSALTIAASYIGTVVGAGFASGQEVLQFFTFFGLKSIPALALATFLFIFFGGTVLRLGRQLQARSYVAVVTAAGGPFLGRAVDAIITFFLFGALTAMAAGAGAIFAEQFGLPRLLGSALMVAASLVTVLAGFYGVVLSISFVVPVLLLSVFGLSLATLATTPLDLRTIGLWAREANPAIPFWPAAALAYVSYNLVLAIPILAPLGAAAAGTTAANRGALLGGLGLGLGALAINLAILTVPFAAARFEIPMVYIAGRFSPVVQQAYGLVLLAEIYTTAVANLYGFTTRVAEPASPRFRKTAVAVAVAAFVASLLGFALLVRYLYAAVGVAGFLLLAGLTRAYLREKSKRNR
- a CDS encoding aminotransferase class I/II-fold pyridoxal phosphate-dependent enzyme, which translates into the protein MKAAEEFLNPVVRAIPPSGIRRFFDLAAEMKGVISLGVGEPDFVTPWRIREACIYALEKGYTMYTSNLGLKELREEIARYLSQAFRLRYNAEKEILVTVGVSEALDLALRALVAPGDEVLIPEPTYVSYIPCTLFAGGVPVPLPTRMENGFRISAAQVEKAITPKTKVLLLAYPNNPTGAVLNRQELEDIAAVVREHDLVVVSDEIYAQLTYEGEHVSIARLPGMRERTVVLQGFSKAFAMTGWRLGYAAGNEAFIGAMTKIHQYTMLCAPITAQMAAIEALRNGLGEMRQMVRQYNYRRRLVVNAFKELGLPCVEPGGAFYAFPSIRHTGLSAEEFCERLLREERVAVVPGTAFGPSGEGFIRCSYAASVANLTEAFRRMGNFLQRLRKPASASVLRA
- the hisI gene encoding phosphoribosyl-AMP cyclohydrolase, which encodes MAFNFDRFKFNADGLIPAIIQDNRTNEVLMLAYMNREALAKTLSSGQTWFYSRSRQQLWHKGETSGNIQEVDEIYFDCDADALLIKVRQHGAACHEGYKSCFHYRIEKDGRVGLVGEMVFNPADVYKEGEGKPAGAPPRKKDAPKPVCVCGSTILEEVYGVILDRKQTRIPGAYTSYLFDKGVDTILQKLGEEVTEVLIAAKNRQRDEVIKEAADVMYHLMVLLAAEGVDVREVFGELANRRK
- a CDS encoding Lrp/AsnC family transcriptional regulator, which produces MEENRRKEILGLLQTNARYTPQQIAVMLNMEPADVEQAIREMEEEGLIIGYHALVNWNKISSENVIALIEVKVSPQRDVGFDAVAERIARFPEVRTMRLMSGTYDLAVEVHGRTMQDVAFFVATRLATIEGVVSTTTHFVLKSYKEHGILLERKEEGAARLVVSP
- the argS gene encoding arginine--tRNA ligase yields the protein MESLKSEIRAAITRALQQVVETVREELNLPEGTAVPDFTVESPREEKFGDFSANIALQLARPARRSPREVASLIRERWSGELCPWVEKVEVAGPGFLNFYLRKAWLQEALREVVRRGEDYGRSQIGGGRKVNVEFVSANPTGLLHMGNARGAALGDSIAALLAFCGFDVTREFYINDTGYQIERFAASLEARYFQQFGENVPVPEDGYHGRDLIATAQRFIAATGTQYRDVPAAVRREALARFGVAEKIAAIRQALENFGVRYDVWFSEEELHKSGAVERVIRELTARGATYELDGALWFKARDYGAEKDEVLIRSTGAPTYFAADIAYHVNKLERGFAWLINIWGADHHGHVPRLKAALKALGADPERLQVVIMQLVRLFRGGEIVRMSKRTGEFVTLEELLEEVGRDAARYFFVLRGADSHLDFDLDLARAQSMENPVYYVQYAHARIASIFRQLADRGIPLPDPARVDLSLLATEEEERLMKQLAAFPEEVADAALGLAPHRLTGYIYNLAGLFHSFYNVHRVIGAGPGLEEARIVLVQATGIVLRQGLRLLGVRAPERM
- the hisF gene encoding imidazole glycerol phosphate synthase subunit HisF; this encodes MLAKRIIPCLDVDRGRVVKGVNFVNLRDAGDPVELAALYDREGADELVFLDITASAEGREIMLEVARRTAEEVFIPFTVGGGLRTLEDIRRMLSVGADKVSLNTAAVKNPQLIREAASRFGSQCVVVAIDARQVAAGRWEVYIHGGRTPTGIDALAWAREVEALGAGEILLTSMDRDGTKDGFDIDLTRAVVDAVRIPVIASGGVGTPEHIAAGLTAGGADAALAASIFHFGEYSIRAVKEYLAARGIPVRL
- a CDS encoding metal-sensitive transcriptional regulator, with protein sequence MMQLDPSLKEELERELLLRLKRIEGQVRGIARMIQDGRSCGEIVLQLAAVKAAINQVAVNTLVCHLAEALTSAMAQGRDPKASVAEFVELFRKFA